The following proteins come from a genomic window of Micromonospora zamorensis:
- a CDS encoding ABC transporter ATP-binding protein produces MTSTTTTPQSATTAVALSGVTKVYGRGPNAVLALDGVSLDVAPGEFVCLVGASGCGKSTLLNLVAGLDRPSGGQITLAGDANPGLMFQEPALFPWLTVDGNVEVPLKLRRLPRAERRERVAELLRTVHLADFGRKRPHELSGGMRQRVALARTLALDTPVLLMDEPFGALDAMTRDILHDELERIWSERNLSVLFVTHNVREAARLADRIILLSSRPGRIIYSTEVDIPRPRRIDSPEVAAIAAEVTERLRTEVGRHGQ; encoded by the coding sequence ATGACGTCGACCACGACGACGCCGCAGAGCGCGACCACCGCGGTCGCGCTCTCCGGCGTGACCAAGGTGTACGGGCGCGGGCCGAACGCCGTCCTGGCCCTCGACGGTGTGTCGCTGGACGTCGCACCCGGCGAGTTCGTCTGCCTGGTCGGTGCCTCCGGCTGCGGCAAGAGCACCCTGCTGAACCTGGTCGCTGGGCTGGACCGGCCCAGCGGCGGTCAGATCACGCTGGCCGGCGACGCCAACCCGGGGCTGATGTTCCAGGAACCGGCGCTGTTTCCCTGGCTGACCGTCGACGGCAACGTCGAGGTGCCGCTGAAGCTGCGTCGGCTGCCCCGGGCCGAGCGGCGCGAGCGGGTCGCCGAGTTGCTGCGTACGGTGCACCTGGCCGACTTCGGCCGCAAGCGCCCCCACGAGCTCTCCGGGGGCATGCGGCAACGGGTCGCGTTGGCGCGCACGCTGGCCCTGGACACGCCGGTGCTGCTGATGGACGAGCCGTTCGGCGCACTGGACGCGATGACCCGGGACATCCTGCACGACGAGCTGGAACGCATCTGGTCCGAGCGGAACCTCTCGGTGCTCTTCGTGACGCACAACGTCCGCGAGGCCGCCCGACTGGCCGACCGGATCATCCTGCTCTCCAGCCGTCCCGGCCGGATCATCTACTCCACCGAGGTGGACATCCCGCGCCCCCGACGGATCGACTCCCCCGAGGTCGCCGCCATCGCCGCCGAGGTCACCGAGCGGCTCCGTACGGAGGTGGGCCGCCATGGCCAGTGA